Genomic segment of Arachis hypogaea cultivar Tifrunner chromosome 16, arahy.Tifrunner.gnm2.J5K5, whole genome shotgun sequence:
GAAAGGAAAAAATGATTGAAACAatactattaataataatttaataattagtatatatatatatatatatatatatatatatatatatatatatatatatatatattataaaataaagaaagattGATGGTGGTGCCAAGGAAGGTCAAACATAAAGGGTGAAGTGGTGTACCAATCAATCTAACCCACAACCACTTCTAGCTTTCATGGGAAAtagacaaaaaataattaaactccaCAAAATAAGCacctgaaaaaaaattaaatatttctaaACCATAATTAGTacagtttttttaaaaattatttacaataatatattttttagaaaataaatatatatttaatatattctaAAATTATGAGACAGTATTGTTTTTGTCATGTATAACGAGTTAATTAGAGTGACAGTAATTTCTAAAGTGTTGCAATTGTTTTGCCTTcccaaatttcaaattgattaatGACTACTGAAATAATTATTCTTTTCAAAGTAATTATTATGTAACTATTTAGTATCACGTTATTAATAAAAGCGTTTTTTTTTTCGCACAATAACTATTCTAAAGTCATCACATGCATGacattaatagtataaaatattttattttgtaacaataataatgtatcGAAATATTAAATTACTTCTCtaccttaaaattaaaattccacAGGAGGCAGAATATGCCATCCTCTGATCTGGTATAACACAACTTTCATCTTGAAATTTTGTGGGTTAATATCATATTCGGCTACCAATAAAAATTTTTAGTAGTGATCCTTACCAGCCGAACATCTAGTATTGACACCTTATCTAGTttttcatttaatatttttaattatattttattattttacatttttgtATATTCTGATAAGTAAAACTTTATAATAAaccacaaataataataaaccacaaatgattatatatatatatatatatatatatatatatatatatagcatcaaAGTATAGGTTACAGCTATAGTAGTAGCAATAGACATCTAAATCCGTTTTAAATAATTACCTAGATATTCATTCTCATTCAACAATCAAAATCCTTAATTAGACTTTATGCTTATTATTATGTTAACATTAGCAAGGAAGTCAACATTATATGTAAtctttctttgatttcaaaatatttatggCTATACTAATTAGCTTTTAGTGATATGTATGCATGTCTACATtctttttactttaaatattgAAACAAAAACGTTAGAACATCTCCgatggaataaattaatttagagtTGAAATATGCATTAAAATTgatttatgaaataaaattaatataattatattgataaaataattaaaaataatataaaatttttaataaactaaaattaagtattagaaaaataaattttatttttaaattattatttatgagaTATCATctaaaaaatattcttataaaatctaaaataaaattaaaattagaattagcACATTTGTGGTGTTCTACTTAAGTAGCATGCACTATTAACTTTACTTAATTATTTTGGCATGGTTATTGTAAAATAAGATCAATGGTAAGAATAGAATTCACgatatttgtttaaataaataaacGAGCTGAtaattccactaatttaaattgattgtttattatatagataaaatcataaaaaatgaatataattaaatattatattaaatattttatattattaatatattaaaattaaattctaaatggCTAAAGTAGAAtctacaaaaagttaaaaaaaataacgagcattatataaaaaagatatttagtGATATGAAtccattttttttaaactaagtaGGTGTACTTTAAACATATTGTTACTAGAGGatataaaatcatatttttaccAAAGGTTATATTTTGTGTTTAAGGTCTACCACCACCTCCCTCTAAAGAGCAAATTGCGtgtgtaatgaaaaaaaaaaaaaaaaaccacaaaatatatcttctaaatattttggcacaaataaaaatattctcaattttattatcgataaaaatatttttaaataattcaaaaatgtgTCAAATATCCATTATAATCAAAGACCTGtttcattaacaaaaaaatataatatggtCTActtgttaatattaaaattttatttgttacataaaaaattctatttgtcacattactattttttattatcaacgtATCACATTTTAGTTTATGAATGTATATTTTTGtcgtattttaaaataatttgaaaatatttttgtcgATAACAAAATTTAGAACATTTTTGTCGACAACAAAATAATTTAGatacatttttttatgatttgccaaaaaaaaaaagtaaaaatgggTCCTTTTATTTGTTAATCTCAAATCAATTTAATTATAACTAAATCTTATTAAAAAGGGAGAGAATTTGGAATAACAAATAGAAAAATCCATAAAAATTCTAAACCAatcaaattcttattttttaattccaaaaaaataattaattataaatcaaatcAATTCTAACTTCAATTTGAAAAGATTCCATACGCTACCAAAAGAGGGATTTACATAACTAACAGATTCTAGTGCAGTAGTGCTAAGTAGGTCCTGACTCGGCAGTATTAGTCTTAATTGGAGATGGTGTAAAATAAGCCACCAAATCACTTGtttaagatataaaataaaatttaaaaataaattaaataataaatatatttatagtttatacacaaatatataataaataataagtaaTGTTACATAATCAACAAACATTATTATTTCTTGTCAACACTTAGTTAATAATAATTCGCACTCAGATTTACAGATATTTTACACAcaagaaatatataatttacacCTATATGTATTAGAATTttgtatacataaattaatatattttgtacgAATCAATACAATTTacatctatattttttaaaatttacagtcataaattaataaaataataatttagtgtttatattagtcaaataatagtaaaaaatacaaaaaatgttGGTCCCCAAGAATTTCtcataaataatttgataactaatttatagggtgtgtataattttttaaaagaatgaaaaataaaaaaacacaaaacaataaGAAGACACAGTTGAAAACACCAGCATCAATAATAACTAATGGAATGAGTATAAACCTGAAAGTAGTCTTATGAACACTTGTATGAAAGAactcaaaatgaaaagaaagtcattaaaatcaaaattaagtgatcaaaatttaaaatcaaaagcaACAGAAAATTAATGATTTCTATAAGTCATTTTCAGAGATACAATAAGGTTCAGTTtgggtaaacaacttaattaagtttcttttgataaaatagcttaaacaataaatggttatattaaaaatagctcataaataaattattttgtatttaggtttttaattctaaaagtgcttattttatagaaatttgataaaaaaataatagtattatgaaagaagtcatttttttaaatttttttataaattgctaaataacttcttaaaaaattataatttaattttaaaaattataccaaacattaatactattaatttttataagtcaaaaattcaaaagaaaaatacttttaaaacttCCTAAACGGACTAAGTGTCAAGGGAAGCGAAGCGATGAAACTTTAAATACAGTGTTCCACTATGAACTACTACACCCCAAGTTGCAATGAGTAcacaaaattgaattaatatcaattaattattaactttatttaccTATTTGTTTATACATAATTAATTAACCACAAATTAACATCCAATTGATTGAGTAGTAAACATACTAAACAAGTTCGTTTCTCTTTTGGTAGTCTCAACTTTATGGAATCAAAAAAGGAAGTAAGGAACTTGTTATGAGAGAGGTAGTATGAAGTTTGATAAATGAGATTTCTAATAATAAGATTTAGTAATCATGTTACATATGTACCAAAAGTCAGGAACCAATCAAtcagtaaatataaaaatatatatttaatatttcatAAACTTTTAAatcatattaatttaaataaatttaattattctattgtgacagatttaaatatttttgtcttacaaaaatatgtaaattaatatatatatatatatatttaaaatattttttaatatctagATATCCATagcaaaacaaataaacaaatcaGTAACTCATCAACCATCTCATTTAACTACTACTACTTATTTAAATAATACAACtaataattagtattattttgatgaattggTTATACTTTATTATtgctaatatattatatatataactgGTATGTTGAAACCAGAATatataaatgaatgaataaattaaataaatgcacgtactaataagaaaaagatacaAGTCGGTATGTACGTTTGAATCTATGGAAAAGAATAAATAGAAGGCATTAGAAGAAATATTGACTTTCGAACTTTTTTTACCTGAAAAgacttggtttggtttggtttgataaattttttaaaaaaaatatatttgtgttaatttatatttagtaaataaaaaaaattatatatttattaaaattttatttttaaaattaaaaaatataatataattttatatattaattaatttttaaatttaattcttatatttatatttattagaatatttttaaattataaaaactattttactaaatatatttattgttatatgtgtttattaacaattattttttatttaatttatcaaacatatatactataatatttaaaatgtaatcctttaaaaactaatttttataaagtatttttgaaaaataaaaatttttccaaACCAAATAAAAATATTCTATTGATGAAATAGTCATATGACACTTATTACAGATAAAAAAAAAGCATTAGATCTAAgtttaaagaagaaaataaaatattttttatgtgaaaCTATAATTAGAAGGTGAGCTCGATATTCgattacaaaaaattttaatatataaaaaaagataaattataacCTCGTTTGTTTTTAAATTTACACAAAAAATACCATGACATTCACTATAACAAAAAGtgttttcaatgataaatttttagtgataataatataataattattatatgtcttatttaatttatatttttgtcactactagaaaattagttattacagatggatatttccgacggattttatcccactgaaatacagacaaaatttcagagggatttttttgTCGAAAAACCAACAAAatagattagcataaattacagacggaaaagagaatccgtctataattccgtcgaaaaaattaatttttttttctgtgaaatggttacagacggatttttcgtctgtaattaagtAGACAAAACgtgcattttattaaattattatagacggaaaatccgtctgtaatttaaataaaatccgtcggaaatattgAAAACATTAATTCCATTCACTCGCCATTCACGCCTAGTTTTTGAACGCTGTAGTCCTCCAACTCCCAGGTTCCCGAAACTCCCAGGTTCATTTCAATTTTTCACGTTTTCCTTGCTCCCTGCCTTCTCTCTTCGTTGAAGATGTGACGTCCTCCGCTGTCACCGCCGCCGCGGCTCGTATCACATGAGCTCCCTCCGTCGCGGCGTCGCCCTCATCGTGTTTGCTCCCTTCGTTGCCATCGTCGTACGACCTCTCTCCGCCGTGCTCTTGTCTTACGAGCTCCTTCCGCGCTGCTCTCGTCGCTGCTTCTTCTCTCCTCGCCGGAGGTTTGTCATCATCTCTTCTCGTCGCCGTTAGTTTAGGTATGCCTCCGCCTCTTTCTCGTCCATATCCCTAACCCCTTCCATTGTGATTCTATTCTGATTTTATTATCCCTAGCCCTAGCCCTGTCCCTTCCCTGTTGCTGCTGCTAAtttcacagaaaaataaaaataatactaattaacttcattcattttttaatttgttgagaTATCGAGATCTGTtcttaattaacttaaaattaCTGATAAGTTTCTACAAATTTGTTGAGATATTGAGATATTGAGATCTGTAATAGTTGGTGCTGTCCGCTCTGGCTACTTACATGCGCTGTTTGATGTCTTTGCAGAagtaaaccttctgtagaaagtTCCGGCTATTGTTCATGGAAATTTGAAGCTCTCCGAGAGGTAATTCTTGATAAGGAACCATGCTTTTTAACCCTCCTTTCTTATTTGATTCTACACTTAAATGTCAAAGGAACAGAAATTGAACAAGTCCTTTCAGGAGGAGCTTAAAATATTAAAGCTGGATAGAGACAAAGTgagtttatattatatatatttcatcATTGTAACTGAAGCATTCTTTTGCTCACCGTGAGATAAAAAGAATCATTCTGTTTGTAGTTATACTATGGGGAGGTCATAATTTAAAAGACTTATATTTTTTAGTTGTGAATTTGTGATATTTACCTCTAAAATGTACTCTACTATAACCCATTGTTCTCATTATTGTTAGATGGAAAAGAATGAAATTGAGGCTGCTCTTGAAACAAGCAGGAAGTCTTTAGCGGCTAATGTCCTTTCCAGTGCTTCTCAGGTACAGGTCAAGCATTCAAGGGATATCAGTTATGTTAACAATATAATGGCTTTCTGATAATGTAAATAATTACTTTTTGGAATGCTGGCATTGGCTTTTTATAACAGATGTCAGATCCTTCCAAAAGTTTTCCAGAAAAGGAAGAAGTCGTAAGTTCCATACAAAAGCTAAATAAAGATTTGATGGATACACAGCcgaaaaatcagaaaaaatggaCGAAGATATCAAAATTATTGAAGATCTAAGGCAAATCAATGATTATTTAAGGGCTCAAGTATCTTTGGTTGCTGAGAAATCATAGAAAATTGAATTCTCGCTTTTCACTACTTGCTTTCGAATTTCTTGTATCTTCTGCATAAAATGGTTAAGTAGTTTCCACTTTCATAACATCATTCTTAATAATGTTTTTCTCTTCCAGATGGAGCTAGCGAGAAAAGTTTTTAAGGACGGAAGGGATGTTGATTTAGAAGGTTGGTCTAACATTTTGTTGCTAGAGCTGATATCTTAGTATTAGTCATTACATGATACTATTTTAGTTTAATATAAtacattgaaaatttgacttttaAGAACCGCAAAATGCTGATGTTGATATTTTTGTTCATAGATCAAGTCATTTCAGATCAATTCCAGATTGGCTACAGTTCTTCCAGATCAAGTCATTTCAGATCAATTCCAGATTGTCGATATTTTAGTTTCATATGTGTTTCCATCACAGGCCTTAAAACTTGCATGACAAGTGGATATTCATACATTGAAGGAATTGAACATTTGCTTCTTTCCTTAAAGCAAAACAACTATGAGATGCATGCTTTTACAAACTACCCCATATGGTAAGACAATTGTTCTTATTATGATTTTGGTTTTTTGGCTCCCCATAGTCTTCTTCAGAATGTTTATACTCTATACAAGGTTTCTGTGCTAGTGTTAAAGGTCACACTTTTCAAGAACCCAGTTGCAGATTTGTCTTTGTTTCAGTTGAAGATGGGTATTTGCAATCAGGATACAATCAAGCAGTTGCAATCCATGATGGAAAATGGTGTGTTCTTCACAaccttcaaaataaataaataaatcagtcTCATCTCGCATTCTTGTTTTACTTCCATGATCTCTAATTGATAAagattccttctttttttttgtctcgtTCCAGTGAATGAGCAGCAGAAGATCACATTCCaggtttgcttttttttttcttttagataaTATGCTTAGATTCTTATATGTTTGATCTTGGATATTGAGAAAAGATTTAAGGGAAAAAGAAACAATTTAACTTATGATTCATGATCTGCAACTTGATTTGgtaaaggagaagaaagaaaaaagcttttctttttgtttgtttatttgaacTTCCAAATTAAGAGAATCAAATGATCATTATCCTGAATTTTAGTGATATTAAACCAATAAGTGCCTTTTCTTGTTTTCCCTTAGGCATCTATGGCAAGTCACTCCGcttgttatttaaattttctattaattatttcAATGTCTGAAAATTGAATTTACTTGGATTACTATTTTTTGTCTGCACCATGCTCTgcccttttaatttatttttacttttgacATATACATAATCTGACATGGGTTTTTTAATTTCCCCCAAAAGGATGCATGGCAGTGCGACATATGTGGTTCTAAATCTGAAAGGGGATTTGGTAAGGAACCGAGAacgttattttgttattttgcaATACTGCAAGTGAGAATATACGTGATATTGTGATTGTAGAAATTTATCTGATAATTCTGTTTATTGTCTAGTCTGTAAGTTTGACTTTCTGGCTGAAAAGTATTACTCCAGTGCAATCACTACTAACCAGTAATTGGATTATGAATTGTAGTAAATAATAATCTTCAGTctaaacttgaaaaattaaagaacTAGAACTGACCGCATTGAATGCAAACAGTGATAAGCAAATATAATAATCAGTGAGTGGTTAGATTATCTGAACTCAGAATGTACTTGTATGTGATATTATGAGCATgtttctttgaattctttaatCTTATTGATGTAATAATATTTACATTCTGGATCTGTGTAACAGAGGCAACTTTTGAAGTGCTCCCTAGACTTAATGACATCAAATTTGGTAGTGGAGTAATTGATGAACTTCTCTTTTTGGAGTTGCCACGCGAACAAAGATTTCCTtgtgttaaaatttttggaaagcaACGAGGGTGATCCTGAGTTACTTGTTTTCATTCCGTAAGTTTCTATTGTCTAAACAGTGAAGCCTTTTGTGTTTTGTGAATGCTAAACTGACAGTTCTCATGTTTTAATATGCTATAttgactatattttttattttactgttattatatatatactgcATATTCATGAAGTTTATTGCATATAgattttcatttctattttattattttgataattatactGTTCGACAGTTTATGACTGCTAGAAGGCCAAAGGCCaagattatttatttaattttttggggAGAGACTTCCTTTCATCCTAATGGTTTTCCAATGCATTCCAGCCATGAAATTCTGCATGTTTTCGTGTTCAACTTTCTGCTAAAAGCATtaatggtacttactttttcatttttatcctaTCAGTTCTTATGTAaccttttctttttggattctttgtGAAATAGATTTACTTCAAATGTCAAAATTAAAAGCATATCCATAGTAGGCGGAGCTGATGGGACAAGTCCTGCTAAAATGAGAGCGTAAGTTGTTTGATTTTTTAGAGCAGCTTTTCTATTTAGGTGCCTTCCCTTTGCAAGTGGAATTTGGTAGTAATTCCTGAAAATAATGTTTTAAGTTCATAGATAAGTATTAGCCACCACAACTTTAGTTTTACAACAATTTGATTGTCACGAGTCTTTTGCCTGCTTAAAGCTGTCATCTGTTGCTACTTGTATGATTGCTTGCTTATATTCTCTGTTGGATGTTAAGAAAACAATTCAAATATGTTAGAGAATACTTGTAAGATTCTTTAGTTGTACTGTTATAAATGACTAGGTGGATTGAAGGTGACATCTAGCTTGTGAAGGAAAGGTTGTAAAATGAAAGACGAAAATGTAGATAGATGGCTATATGCATTTTGGCATTTTCCTTATTACTTGCTTTTACATAGGTGTAATGCAGTCTAGTTTTGGACCTGATTCAATAGACTTAGTGTCATCTCTATGTAATACCTGGCCTTCGTAAAGTACTTGATTAAGCGACTGAAAACTTTGAATTCAATTAGGTTTATCAATCGAGATGGAATTGACTTTTCAGATGCACAAAGCATGCAAGCCATTCAGGTAATAGGTTCTttaaaaggatttcaaggaattCATTGATTGACACATAAGGAAATGCCCTATTCACTTTGAGCAAgtaaaaacaacataaaaaaagaatttCACAATCATTAATCAATGTCAGTTATTGAAAATTAGAGTAACATGCTTACAGTTAGGAGTGCTGAAAAAAGCCGGGAGTCCAATTCAGCATGTGATTCAGgtgtacttttttatttttgcttttttagaTTTGCCTTGCTGCTTTATTGAGCTTTTGATTGCTCTTTTGGACTTGTCTTGCCTTACTTGACAGATGCACCAAAATGATTCAATATATACTAGCTAAATTGTGTATCCCAAAACGCTTTCAGGTAGTCCGCAAAAACGATCCTTTAGGAAGAGATGTTGAACTCTTTCGTCGGCATTATTACGCTCCAGGTCAAGTTGGTCCAGCCTTTAAGGATATACTCCTGCTGACTGATCGAAAGTAGCGTTTTTGTCTAATGGTTTATTTGTCGAGGAGGTGTATTTGTCAATGGCTCTGAGCAAGTCACCATCATGCAATCTAAAAGGAATAGGATCAATATAAAATCTTGTTTGTTTAAATTGTTGAAAATGAAGGAACTAGTAGTGTCAATGAGTAATGTAAATAGTTATAGTTCTGTCAATAGTTTATTTTTTTGGGTACCTTTTTATGATAGTCAGATATTGGCCAATGATGttgaaaaataacatccaattttataggtattatgtaatgaatattatgtttatctatataatttttggtctcttttttttttcaatttacagtGTGTTTGATGgaggaaatttaaaaaataaacctaaagtattcattttgcaatggaaaaatttaaaaaaatttctattttactttaccgacgaatttacagacggattttctgtctgtaatcctAGTGTGAGGtgattttccaaggttcaaattacagacgaaaaaatgttagaaaattcgtctgtaattacagacgaaaaattcgtcggaaaatccgtctgtaattacagacaaaaaattcgtctgtaattacagacggaaaatccgtcggaaagtccGTCGCCTTTGGTAAATGGATAGAaaatttacagaggaaaaattcgtcggtaactgttaaaaatccgtctgtaatttttcgacggaaaaataatccgtcggtaaataatttccgacggggcttttacagagggacaaaatccgtcggtaatttcgtcggtaaccaaaaatccgtctgtaataaagactaaatccgtctataaatctgtctgtattaatccattttctagttgtgtgtgataattatatattgtatttattatcatatattataaTGACAATTGTATACATTTTAATTTATGACTATTAAAAAAGATTTTGTCGACAATTGTATAATTGACGCTAAAATTTTTTagtgataaaatataaaataattaatgtcTAATTGttgataaatttattaatatttatttttattatcgtaaaagtaaaataaatgattGTTAGAAGTAAACTTTTTTAATAGTAATTGTAGGATATCCTAATTACTTTACATGAAAActacaattttttaaatatcttttaatttaacGGCTAATAACTAATTTGTcacgaatttaaattttattagtatatatttttgtgtcctatacgggataatacataaaattatataaaaaaattattaaaatttaaataaaaaatatctatagtaattattattattataaatattttacaatttaaaaatattaaaaataattaatatttgttttaatcaatttgaattggATGAATGGTTATCTCATTTGTTCATTTAAGCAAGATAATAATTCAT
This window contains:
- the LOC112697629 gene encoding uncharacterized protein isoform X5; translated protein: MSSLRRGVALIVFAPFVAIVVRPLSAVLLSYELLPRCSRRCFFSPRRRSKPSVESSGYCSWKFEALREMEKNEIEAALETSRKSLAANVLSSASQMELARKVFKDGRDVDLEDQVISDQFQIGYSSSRSSHFRSIPDCRYFSFICVSITGLKTCMTSGYSYIEGIEHLLLSLKQNNYEMHAFTNYPICVKGHTFQEPSCRFVFVSVEDGYLQSGYNQAVAIHDGKCE
- the LOC112697629 gene encoding uncharacterized protein isoform X6, which translates into the protein MSSLRRGVALIVFAPFVAIVVRPLSAVLLSYELLPRCSRRCFFSPRRRSKPSVESSGYCSWKFEALREEELKILKLDRDKMEKNEIEAALETSRKSLAANVLSSASQMSDPSKSFPEKEEVMELARKVFKDGRDVDLEDQVISDQFQIGYSSSRSSHFRSIPDCRYFSFICVSITGLKTCMTSGYSYIEGIEHLLLSLKQNNYEMHAFTNYPIWFLC
- the LOC112697629 gene encoding uncharacterized protein isoform X10 encodes the protein MSSLRRGVALIVFAPFVAIVVRPLSAVLLSYELLPRCSRRCFFSPRRRSKPSVESSGYCSWKFEALREMEKNEIEAALETSRKSLAANVLSSASQMSDPSKSFPEKEEVMELARKVFKDGRDVDLEDQVISDQFQIGYSSSRSSHFRSIPDCRYFSFICVSITGLKTCMTSGYSYIEGIEHLLLSLKQNNYEMHAFTNYPIC
- the LOC112697629 gene encoding uncharacterized protein isoform X3, giving the protein MSSLRRGVALIVFAPFVAIVVRPLSAVLLSYELLPRCSRRCFFSPRRRSKPSVESSGYCSWKFEALREMEKNEIEAALETSRKSLAANVLSSASQMSDPSKSFPEKEEVMELARKVFKDGRDVDLEDQVISDQFQIGYSSSRSSHFRSIPDCRYFSFICVSITGLKTCMTSGYSYIEGIEHLLLSLKQNNYEMHAFTNYPICVKGHTFQEPSCRFVFVSVEDGYLQSGYNQAVAIHDGKCE
- the LOC112697629 gene encoding uncharacterized protein isoform X4 — encoded protein: MSSLRRGVALIVFAPFVAIVVRPLSAVLLSYELLPRCSRRCFFSPRRRSKPSVESSGYCSWKFEALREEELKILKLDRDKMEKNEIEAALETSRKSLAANVLSSASQMELARKVFKDGRDVDLEDQVISDQFQIGYSSSRSSHFRSIPDCRYFSFICVSITGLKTCMTSGYSYIEGIEHLLLSLKQNNYEMHAFTNYPICVKGHTFQEPSCRFVFVSVEDGYLQSGYNQAVAIHDGKCE
- the LOC112697629 gene encoding uncharacterized protein isoform X9 codes for the protein MSSLRRGVALIVFAPFVAIVVRPLSAVLLSYELLPRCSRRCFFSPRRRSKPSVESSGYCSWKFEALREEELKILKLDRDKMEKNEIEAALETSRKSLAANVLSSASQMELARKVFKDGRDVDLEDQVISDQFQIGYSSSRSSHFRSIPDCRYFSFICVSITGLKTCMTSGYSYIEGIEHLLLSLKQNNYEMHAFTNYPIWFLC
- the LOC112697629 gene encoding uncharacterized protein isoform X1, which codes for MSSLRRGVALIVFAPFVAIVVRPLSAVLLSYELLPRCSRRCFFSPRRRSKPSVESSGYCSWKFEALREEELKILKLDRDKMEKNEIEAALETSRKSLAANVLSSASQMSDPSKSFPEKEEVMELARKVFKDGRDVDLEDQVISDQFQIGYSSSRSSHFRSIPDCRYFSFICVSITGLKTCMTSGYSYIEGIEHLLLSLKQNNYEMHAFTNYPICVKGHTFQEPSCRFVFVSVEDGYLQSGYNQAVAIHDGKCE
- the LOC112697629 gene encoding uncharacterized protein isoform X7; protein product: MSSLRRGVALIVFAPFVAIVVRPLSAVLLSYELLPRCSRRCFFSPRRRSKPSVESSGYCSWKFEALREEELKILKLDRDKMEKNEIEAALETSRKSLAANVLSSASQMSDPSKSFPEKEEVMELARKVFKDGRDVDLEDQVISDQFQIGYSSSRSSHFRSIPDCRYFSFICVSITGLKTCMTSGYSYIEGIEHLLLSLKQNNYEMHAFTNYPIC
- the LOC112697629 gene encoding uncharacterized protein isoform X8, encoding MSSLRRGVALIVFAPFVAIVVRPLSAVLLSYELLPRCSRRCFFSPRRRSKPSVESSGYCSWKFEALREEELKILKLDRDKMEKNEIEAALETSRKSLAANVLSSASQMSDPSKSFPEKEEVMELARKVFKDGRDVDLEDQVISDQFQIGYSSSRSSHFRSIPDCRYFSFICVSITGLKTCMTSGYSYIEGIEHLLLSLKQNNYEMHAFTNYPI
- the LOC112697629 gene encoding uncharacterized protein isoform X2; the protein is MSSLRRGVALIVFAPFVAIVVRPLSAVLLSYELLPRCSRRCFFSPRRRSKPSVESSGYCSWKFEALREEELKILKLDRDKMEKNEIEAALETSRKSLAANVLSSASQMSDPSKSFPEKEEVMELARKVFKDGRDVDLEDQVISDQFQIGYSSSRSSHFRSIPDCRYFSFICVSITGLKTCMTSGYSYIEGIEHLLLSLKQNNYEMHAFTNYPICCRFVFVSVEDGYLQSGYNQAVAIHDGKCE